One Oceanispirochaeta sp. M1 genomic window carries:
- a CDS encoding LacI family DNA-binding transcriptional regulator, with protein sequence MVRLEDVADDSGFSRATVSRVINDENCVKPQTVKKIRESMEKLGYKPNMVARALSSGRKNAVAVLLPDDIAHYYTDLLRGVSDVSQDAYYHTIVKSISKMNLAEDLISSNMVDGFIIRHSRSFEKFDDLMKKIRENDLPVIFIGKPFHDSKSPSVVVDNVGGARKLAHLFAENNFKKILFISGSSDNIDSNDRKYGFEMGLSEYGFDMNNLVEVEGDFSKENGYQIAVEYLGGKDFDAVFAANDRSAIGVLYFLNEQGIKVPEEVSVAGFDDAFFAEYLWPSLTTVRQPMYEIGMTAMHNLLMMIDKNPAVTNEVILPTELIIRQSCKV encoded by the coding sequence ATGGTTAGGTTGGAAGATGTCGCAGATGATTCAGGTTTTTCCAGAGCAACTGTTTCTCGAGTGATCAATGACGAGAACTGTGTAAAACCTCAAACAGTAAAAAAAATCAGGGAATCAATGGAAAAGCTCGGATACAAACCCAATATGGTAGCGCGAGCTCTTTCCAGCGGCAGGAAGAATGCGGTAGCTGTATTACTTCCTGATGATATTGCTCATTATTACACGGACTTATTGAGAGGGGTCTCAGATGTTTCCCAGGATGCCTACTATCATACAATCGTAAAATCTATTTCTAAAATGAATCTTGCCGAAGACCTAATTTCTTCTAATATGGTTGATGGGTTTATCATCAGACATTCAAGATCCTTTGAAAAGTTTGATGATCTAATGAAGAAAATACGGGAAAATGATTTACCGGTAATATTTATAGGTAAACCTTTTCATGATAGTAAGTCTCCATCTGTTGTAGTTGATAATGTTGGCGGGGCGAGAAAACTGGCGCATCTTTTTGCTGAAAATAATTTTAAGAAAATTCTGTTCATTTCCGGCAGCAGTGATAATATTGACTCAAATGATAGAAAATACGGTTTTGAGATGGGGCTCTCCGAATATGGCTTCGACATGAATAATCTTGTTGAAGTAGAAGGAGACTTCTCTAAGGAAAATGGGTATCAGATTGCAGTGGAGTATTTAGGGGGAAAAGATTTTGATGCTGTTTTTGCAGCTAACGATAGAAGTGCTATTGGTGTTCTTTATTTTTTGAATGAACAGGGGATTAAAGTCCCCGAAGAGGTCTCTGTTGCTGGATTTGATGATGCTTTCTTTGCAGAATACCTATGGCCATCTCTCACAACTGTTAGACAGCCCATGTATGAGATTGGGATGACTGCTATGCATAATCTGCTGATGATGATTGATAAGAATCCCGCTGTTACTAATGAGGTGATTCTGCCGACCGAGCTAATCATAAGACAGTCCTGCAAGGTATGA
- a CDS encoding type II toxin-antitoxin system HigA family antitoxin, which yields MSYALPKEEEFNAFLTALQIRSELDYEERLKQVERLMDMVNAGQQEFTLMVDYISKLIEGYEELHYPIGESTPARMLAFFMEEHGHKQSDLTDVAQQSVISDLLSGKREFNLRHIRKLAEKYHTNPTVFI from the coding sequence ATGAGTTATGCATTGCCAAAAGAAGAAGAGTTTAATGCTTTCCTCACTGCACTTCAAATTCGTAGTGAATTAGATTATGAAGAAAGACTGAAGCAGGTTGAACGTCTTATGGATATGGTTAACGCAGGACAGCAGGAATTTACCCTTATGGTGGATTACATATCTAAACTTATTGAGGGCTATGAAGAGCTACACTATCCAATTGGAGAATCTACCCCTGCCCGAATGCTGGCTTTCTTTATGGAAGAGCATGGTCACAAACAATCTGATCTCACTGATGTAGCACAACAGTCTGTTATCAGTGATCTTCTCTCCGGGAAGAGAGAGTTTAACCTGAGACACATTAGAAAACTGGCTGAGAAGTATCATACTAATCCCACAGTATTTATTTGA
- a CDS encoding AraC family transcriptional regulator, with product MGDLGVINIDFAHYYECPPEWYWIPENNNWSGLHLWLVIKGRGEVQKENISYGLEPGVCMLFRMQDNYMVTQNPLYPLSVYGINISVNERIDELPEYVFLEDYALLKSLMRRLVDLHNMGDTFSEESMIMIRAALCEFKLSAHKNFGLPDYSDARLNNFVYQVRKNPGSKYTIQEVAEALHCSPNQCIRRIRKYTGFTPIQLVNRIKIDKAKQHLMATSYSISEIAEMLGFCDMYYFSKVFKQVTGVSPSTYRS from the coding sequence ATGGGTGACTTGGGTGTAATAAATATAGATTTTGCTCACTACTATGAATGTCCACCAGAGTGGTACTGGATTCCTGAAAACAATAATTGGTCGGGGCTCCATCTCTGGCTGGTTATAAAGGGGAGGGGAGAGGTTCAGAAAGAGAACATAAGCTATGGGCTTGAACCGGGAGTCTGTATGCTGTTCAGGATGCAGGACAATTACATGGTGACCCAGAATCCTCTGTATCCTTTAAGCGTTTACGGCATCAATATCTCTGTCAATGAAAGGATCGATGAACTCCCGGAATATGTGTTCTTGGAGGATTATGCACTACTGAAATCACTTATGCGCCGGCTTGTTGATTTGCATAACATGGGAGATACTTTCTCTGAAGAATCGATGATAATGATCAGAGCTGCTCTGTGTGAGTTCAAACTTTCTGCCCATAAGAACTTCGGTCTTCCCGATTACAGCGATGCCCGGTTAAACAACTTCGTATATCAGGTCCGTAAGAATCCCGGTTCTAAGTATACGATACAGGAGGTTGCGGAAGCTCTTCATTGTTCACCAAATCAGTGCATCAGGAGAATCAGGAAGTATACGGGCTTTACTCCCATTCAGCTGGTAAACAGAATAAAGATAGACAAGGCAAAACAGCATTTGATGGCTACAAGTTATTCTATCTCTGAAATAGCCGAAATGCTGGGATTCTGCGATATGTATTATTTCAGTAAGGTATTTAAACAAGTTACCGGTGTTTCTCCAAGTACATACCGATCGTGA